One window of the Labilibaculum sp. genome contains the following:
- the mutL gene encoding DNA mismatch repair endonuclease MutL has product MSDLIQILPDNVANQIAAGEVVQRPASVVKELVENAIDAGGNSIKINLKDAGRTLIQVIDNGCGMSVTDARLAFERHATSKIRKANDLFAIRTMGFRGEALASIAAIANVELKTKRTEDELGTHIVISGSEAISQEVSACSDGSNFIVKNLFFNVPARRKFLKANSTELRNIITEFHRIVLSHPEIAFQLLHNDSEIYNLPASHIRQRIINVFGKSMNQRLISINTSTSIVKLTGFIGKPKNAKRNLGEQFFFVNNRYMRHPYFHKAIMQAYDKILPPETIPPYFIFFEVDPQIIDINIHPTKTEIKFEDERAIYQIIQASIREALGKFNIVPSIDFDEDNSLEIPVAGSSADIEAPMIKVNPEFNPFEANLNYNPFDGEKTYNPFDEERRSFESNQFYQEFKAKTPPQQSGATKKAPPEKWETLYEEPFKRESDEKLSQAKIDRENIPDYFQPQKPPEEFIQKKLHPQEQIQKAKNFFQLKNKYILTPVRSGLMIIDQRKAHERILFEKFINSLENHQGIAQQTLFPQTIELNASDYTLLQVIIEDVRALGFDIREFGKKTFVINGTPADIHNCEPKELVENLLANYKSNQMDVKLKIRENLAKSLAKASALNYGKTLSNEEMSSIIDQLFACTTPNFTPDGKAIISVLESQELESRFK; this is encoded by the coding sequence ATGTCGGATTTGATACAAATTCTGCCTGACAATGTAGCCAATCAAATTGCTGCAGGTGAGGTAGTTCAAAGACCAGCTTCAGTTGTAAAAGAGCTTGTGGAGAATGCCATTGATGCTGGAGGTAACTCTATAAAAATCAACTTAAAAGATGCAGGAAGAACATTAATCCAGGTAATTGATAATGGATGTGGTATGTCCGTTACCGATGCGCGTCTTGCTTTTGAACGACATGCAACTTCTAAAATTCGAAAGGCAAATGATCTGTTTGCCATTCGAACCATGGGTTTTCGTGGCGAAGCACTTGCCTCCATTGCGGCTATTGCCAATGTTGAATTAAAAACCAAACGAACCGAAGACGAATTAGGCACTCACATTGTTATTAGTGGTTCGGAAGCAATATCTCAAGAAGTTTCGGCTTGCAGCGATGGAAGTAATTTCATTGTAAAAAACCTCTTTTTTAATGTTCCTGCCCGCCGAAAATTCTTAAAAGCCAATTCTACCGAACTTCGCAATATCATTACCGAATTTCATCGAATCGTGCTTTCACATCCCGAAATTGCTTTTCAACTTCTTCACAACGACTCTGAAATATACAACCTCCCTGCAAGTCATATCCGCCAACGAATTATCAATGTTTTTGGCAAAAGCATGAACCAAAGGTTAATCAGCATAAATACAAGCACCAGTATTGTAAAATTGACTGGTTTTATCGGGAAACCGAAAAATGCGAAGAGAAATTTAGGGGAACAATTCTTTTTTGTGAACAACCGCTACATGCGACACCCTTATTTTCACAAAGCAATCATGCAGGCTTACGATAAAATATTGCCTCCCGAAACCATACCGCCTTACTTTATCTTCTTTGAAGTCGATCCACAGATTATTGATATCAATATTCATCCGACCAAAACCGAAATTAAGTTTGAGGACGAAAGAGCGATCTATCAAATCATTCAAGCATCTATCCGGGAGGCTCTTGGAAAATTTAATATTGTGCCTTCCATCGATTTTGATGAAGACAACAGTTTAGAGATTCCTGTAGCTGGCAGCAGTGCCGATATCGAGGCTCCAATGATTAAGGTGAATCCGGAATTCAATCCTTTTGAGGCGAATTTGAACTACAACCCTTTTGATGGGGAGAAGACTTACAATCCTTTCGACGAAGAGCGCAGATCGTTTGAATCGAACCAATTTTATCAGGAATTTAAGGCAAAAACACCTCCTCAGCAAAGTGGAGCGACCAAAAAAGCACCTCCTGAAAAATGGGAAACTTTATACGAAGAACCCTTTAAAAGAGAATCTGATGAGAAATTAAGCCAAGCTAAAATTGATCGGGAAAATATTCCGGATTATTTTCAGCCACAAAAACCTCCGGAAGAATTTATTCAAAAGAAACTGCATCCGCAGGAGCAAATTCAGAAAGCGAAGAATTTTTTTCAGCTAAAGAACAAATACATATTAACACCTGTTCGATCTGGCTTAATGATAATTGATCAGCGCAAGGCACATGAGCGAATTTTATTCGAGAAATTCATCAATTCGCTGGAGAATCATCAGGGAATTGCTCAGCAAACTTTATTCCCGCAAACCATAGAACTAAACGCTTCGGATTACACTCTTTTACAGGTAATTATTGAAGATGTGAGAGCCTTGGGGTTTGACATCAGAGAATTTGGAAAAAAAACCTTTGTTATTAATGGAACTCCGGCTGATATCCACAATTGTGAACCAAAAGAGTTGGTTGAAAACCTGTTAGCGAATTACAAGTCGAACCAAATGGATGTAAAACTAAAGATTCGCGAAAATCTGGCAAAGTCATTGGCTAAAGCATCGGCTTTAAATTATGGAAAAACCTTATCGAATGAGGAAATGAGTTCAATAATCGATCAACTTTTTGCCTGTACAACTCCTAATTTCACCCCCGATGGGAAAGCAATTATTTCGGTTCTTGAATCTCAGGAATTGGAAAGCAGGTTTAAATAG
- the trxA gene encoding thioredoxin, whose protein sequence is MTIAVNDANFEEVVLKSDKPVLVDFWAEWCGPCRMVGPIVDELSNDYDGKVVVTKMDVDSSPATSAKFGIRNIPTILFFKGGEIVDKQVGAVPKSSLAEKIDALL, encoded by the coding sequence ATGACAATTGCAGTAAACGATGCTAATTTCGAAGAAGTTGTGTTGAAATCAGATAAGCCTGTGTTGGTTGACTTCTGGGCAGAATGGTGTGGCCCTTGTAGAATGGTTGGCCCAATTGTAGACGAACTTTCTAATGATTACGACGGTAAAGTTGTAGTTACAAAAATGGATGTTGATAGTAGTCCTGCTACTTCTGCAAAATTTGGAATTCGTAATATCCCTACTATTCTTTTCTTTAAAGGGGGCGAAATTGTGGACAAACAAGTTGGTGCTGTTCCAAAATCAAGTCTTGCTGAAAAAATTGATGCCTTATTGTAA
- a CDS encoding DUF58 domain-containing protein produces MKQLSDLIQFEEFDNLELLAKQIVEGFLIGLHRSPYHGFSVEFAEHRLYNKGESTKHIDWKLYARSDKLFVKQFEEETNLRTHIVVDTSSSMLFPYQQKHQTKLGFSVLCAAALVHLLRKQRDAVGLCTFSDKIDILTPAKLSNTHAHLLYAHLGKLYNREGIEKNRETKISDTLHKLAEGLHKRSLVIVFSDFMGDETPKEILESLQHLRFNKHEVLLFSIRDKEFENEFNFANHPSQFIDLETGESIKLNPSEIRSLYSKKQKEFFTELEILCGQFAIDYVEADIRKEFHTVLKAYLLKRKKIM; encoded by the coding sequence TTGAAGCAACTCTCAGACCTGATACAATTCGAAGAGTTTGATAATCTGGAGCTTTTGGCCAAGCAGATTGTTGAAGGATTTTTAATTGGTTTACACCGAAGTCCATATCATGGATTTTCTGTGGAGTTTGCAGAACATCGACTTTACAATAAAGGGGAATCAACCAAACACATCGATTGGAAACTATACGCGCGAAGCGATAAACTGTTCGTAAAACAATTTGAGGAAGAGACGAATTTAAGGACTCATATTGTTGTAGATACCTCATCTTCAATGCTGTTCCCTTATCAGCAAAAACACCAAACCAAATTAGGATTTTCAGTATTGTGCGCAGCGGCTTTGGTTCACTTATTACGAAAACAAAGAGACGCAGTTGGTTTGTGTACCTTCTCCGATAAAATAGATATTCTTACTCCGGCAAAACTTTCGAATACTCATGCCCATTTGCTGTATGCTCATTTGGGCAAACTCTATAACAGGGAGGGAATCGAGAAAAACCGCGAAACCAAAATTTCGGATACATTGCACAAGCTTGCCGAAGGATTGCATAAGCGTTCACTCGTAATTGTTTTTTCTGATTTCATGGGTGATGAAACCCCAAAGGAAATTCTGGAATCTTTGCAGCATTTACGATTCAATAAGCATGAGGTTTTACTTTTTTCCATTCGGGATAAAGAATTCGAAAACGAGTTTAATTTTGCAAATCACCCCAGTCAGTTTATTGATTTGGAAACAGGAGAAAGCATAAAATTAAATCCTTCGGAAATTAGAAGTTTATACAGTAAAAAGCAGAAAGAGTTCTTTACAGAATTAGAGATTTTGTGCGGACAATTTGCGATTGATTATGTTGAAGCAGACATCCGCAAAGAATTTCATACCGTTCTTAAGGCTTATTTACTGAAAAGAAAGAAAATAATGTAA
- a CDS encoding ion transporter, with the protein MSTIKDRLYEIIFEADTKPGKIFDIALLVIIILSILLVVLESVPSIERDYHDVLKLSEWLITAIFSLEYMLRIWIVQKPKAYIFSFYGIIDLLSVLPSYLGLIVIGTHGFMVIRALRLLRIFRILKLNRYIKEGAIIVRALRQSRIKISVFLFAVLTMVIIIGTIMYLIEGGENGFTSIPRGIYWAVVTLTTVGYGDISPSTSLGQFFASFVMIIGYAIIAVPTGIVTAELSKQTSKAASTQVCPNCLADNHSEDALYCNLCGKKLN; encoded by the coding sequence ATGAGTACCATAAAAGATCGTCTTTACGAAATAATATTCGAGGCTGACACCAAACCGGGGAAGATATTCGATATTGCACTGCTTGTTATCATTATTCTAAGCATCCTTTTAGTTGTTTTGGAAAGTGTGCCTTCCATTGAAAGAGATTATCATGATGTATTGAAACTTTCGGAATGGTTGATTACAGCAATCTTCTCTTTGGAATACATGCTGCGAATATGGATCGTTCAAAAACCCAAAGCCTATATCTTCAGCTTTTACGGAATTATCGATTTACTCTCAGTACTCCCATCATATTTAGGCTTGATTGTTATTGGCACTCACGGCTTTATGGTGATTAGAGCCTTACGACTGCTTCGGATTTTCCGAATTTTAAAACTCAATAGATATATTAAAGAAGGAGCTATTATTGTTCGCGCGCTTCGCCAAAGCAGAATAAAAATATCTGTCTTTCTTTTTGCTGTTCTAACCATGGTAATCATCATCGGAACCATCATGTATTTGATTGAAGGGGGCGAAAATGGATTCACCAGCATTCCCCGTGGAATTTATTGGGCCGTTGTTACCCTCACCACTGTTGGTTATGGTGACATCTCCCCATCGACATCTCTTGGGCAGTTTTTTGCCAGCTTTGTAATGATTATCGGTTATGCCATTATCGCAGTTCCAACAGGTATTGTAACTGCTGAATTAAGCAAACAGACTTCAAAAGCTGCATCTACTCAAGTTTGCCCAAATTGTTTAGCCGACAATCATTCCGAAGATGCTCTGTACTGCAATCTGTGTGGTAAAAAACTTAACTAG
- a CDS encoding rhomboid family intramembrane serine protease gives MSMNFNNPYQSYSHQNIWDGIKDSFKEGSNLTKLIYINFGVFLIVKIVGVLTFLFNLETSQVPFLVHWLSVPAETNALLSRPWTVFTYMFLHEGFLHILMNMLWLFWFGRIFLSYLDQKKLVSIYLIGGLTGAATYIFAYNLFPVFESVRFGSYALGASASVMAVVFATVIYTPNHVVHLMFIGPVKIKHIALFFIATDILSIPMGNAGGHLAHLGGAFYGWLFISQLRKGKDISSGFNSLMDSFFGLFKKRKMKVSYKNTQKMDDKEYNKVKKQNQERLDAILEKIAKSGYDSLSKEEKEILFKSSNQK, from the coding sequence ATGAGCATGAATTTCAACAATCCATATCAGTCTTATTCCCATCAAAATATTTGGGACGGAATTAAAGACTCATTCAAAGAAGGAAGTAATTTAACAAAACTGATTTACATCAACTTTGGTGTTTTTCTGATTGTTAAAATTGTGGGTGTACTTACCTTTCTTTTTAACCTTGAAACTTCGCAAGTTCCATTCCTTGTGCACTGGTTATCGGTACCTGCCGAAACCAATGCATTATTAAGCAGACCATGGACTGTGTTTACCTACATGTTTTTACATGAAGGATTTCTTCACATACTAATGAATATGCTTTGGTTATTCTGGTTTGGAAGAATTTTCCTAAGTTATCTTGATCAGAAAAAATTAGTGAGCATTTATTTGATTGGCGGTTTGACTGGTGCTGCGACATATATATTTGCCTATAATCTCTTTCCTGTTTTCGAAAGTGTTCGGTTTGGATCATATGCTCTAGGTGCTTCTGCTTCGGTTATGGCAGTTGTCTTTGCTACGGTAATTTATACCCCAAACCATGTTGTACATCTCATGTTTATTGGACCGGTTAAAATAAAGCACATCGCCTTATTTTTTATTGCTACAGATATACTGAGCATTCCAATGGGTAATGCAGGTGGCCATCTTGCCCATTTAGGCGGTGCTTTTTATGGCTGGCTATTCATTAGTCAGCTTCGTAAGGGTAAAGATATTTCTTCTGGATTTAATTCACTTATGGATTCATTTTTCGGTCTTTTTAAGAAAAGAAAGATGAAAGTAAGTTATAAGAATACCCAGAAGATGGACGATAAAGAGTACAACAAAGTAAAAAAACAAAATCAGGAACGCTTAGATGCTATATTGGAGAAAATTGCAAAATCGGGATACGACAGCCTAAGCAAAGAAGAAAAAGAGATCCTTTTTAAATCCAGTAACCAGAAGTAA
- a CDS encoding inorganic pyrophosphatase, translating into MGNKLNDPIARLMGLRYKSHPWHGLDVGDNAPDSVMAFIEMVPTDTVKYEVDKTSGYLKIDRPQKYSNVVPALYGFLPQTYCGESVGEYCSEKSGKENVQGDSDPLDICVLTEKVISHGDIIAEVRPIGGFRMIDGNEADDKIIAVLMNDATYGAYTDISDCSDVVVGRLKHYFLTYKDMPGLESEAEITHVYGVEEAHEVIVRSMNDYKTKFENLEDILRHV; encoded by the coding sequence ATGGGAAACAAATTGAATGATCCTATCGCAAGATTAATGGGATTGCGTTACAAGTCTCATCCTTGGCATGGGCTGGATGTTGGAGACAATGCGCCGGATTCGGTGATGGCTTTTATTGAGATGGTTCCTACCGACACCGTTAAATATGAAGTAGACAAAACGAGTGGTTATTTGAAGATTGATCGTCCTCAGAAATATTCGAATGTTGTTCCTGCTTTGTACGGATTTTTACCTCAGACTTATTGTGGAGAATCTGTTGGAGAATATTGCAGTGAAAAATCGGGCAAGGAGAATGTTCAGGGTGATTCGGATCCTTTGGATATTTGTGTACTGACTGAAAAAGTGATATCGCACGGTGATATTATTGCAGAGGTTCGTCCGATTGGTGGTTTTCGAATGATTGACGGAAACGAGGCTGATGATAAGATTATTGCTGTTTTGATGAATGATGCTACTTATGGTGCTTATACTGATATTTCGGATTGTTCGGATGTGGTTGTGGGTCGTTTGAAACATTATTTTTTGACCTACAAGGATATGCCGGGTTTGGAAAGCGAAGCTGAGATTACACATGTTTATGGTGTTGAAGAAGCTCACGAGGTAATTGTCCGGTCGATGAATGATTATAAAACCAAATTTGAGAATTTGGAAGACATACTGCGACACGTTTAA
- the lpcA gene encoding D-sedoheptulose 7-phosphate isomerase, translating to MIQNDIKESFLDAQKVLNEFIADEANFAAIEAAGEAMAKSIKNGGKIISCGNGGSMCDAMHFAEELTGRFREDRPSMPAVAISDPSHITCVANDYGFDYIFSRYVEGMGQKGDVFLGISTSGNSANIINAVMAAKEKGLIVVGLTGKTGGEMAALCDVEIRVPWKKYSDRVQEIHIKVIHCLIQYIEAKMK from the coding sequence ATGATACAGAACGATATAAAAGAAAGCTTTTTGGATGCACAAAAAGTTTTGAATGAATTTATTGCTGATGAGGCTAATTTTGCGGCAATTGAAGCGGCAGGAGAGGCAATGGCAAAATCTATAAAAAACGGAGGGAAGATTATTTCTTGCGGTAATGGTGGTTCGATGTGCGATGCCATGCATTTTGCCGAAGAATTAACAGGCCGTTTTCGAGAAGACAGACCATCGATGCCAGCCGTAGCCATTTCAGATCCAAGTCATATAACTTGTGTGGCAAACGATTATGGTTTCGATTATATTTTCTCGAGATATGTGGAAGGAATGGGCCAAAAAGGAGATGTATTTTTGGGAATTAGTACCTCGGGAAATTCCGCGAATATTATTAATGCAGTAATGGCTGCCAAAGAAAAAGGACTGATTGTTGTTGGTTTAACCGGGAAAACGGGTGGTGAAATGGCTGCTCTTTGCGATGTTGAAATTCGGGTGCCTTGGAAAAAATATTCCGATCGGGTACAGGAAATACACATCAAAGTAATTCATTGCCTGATTCAATACATCGAAGCAAAAATGAAATAG
- a CDS encoding rhomboid family intramembrane serine protease produces the protein MSQYRSPFLNLPPVVKNLIIINVIVLLGTMVIGDRFGFSMDNYFALHFPASEYFRPHQFITHMFMHGGISHLFFNMFALFMFGRVLEQVWGPKRFLLYYLVTGLGAAALHTFVGWLDYSSMKAAANAFANTPTPDLMLQFIREHMGPVKPWVTDFVNSWAENPGNSYDIQKAVAMVNQMITENINIPTVGASGAVFGILLAFGMLFPNTELMLLFPPIPIKAKYFVIGYGVLELFMGVQHQSGDNIAHFAHLGGMLFGFILIKYWQKNSNRFY, from the coding sequence ATGAGTCAATATAGATCTCCTTTTCTAAATCTCCCCCCGGTTGTAAAAAACCTGATAATTATAAATGTTATAGTGCTTCTCGGAACCATGGTAATCGGCGACCGATTTGGCTTTAGTATGGATAACTATTTTGCGCTGCATTTTCCTGCATCAGAATATTTCAGACCGCATCAGTTCATTACTCACATGTTTATGCATGGAGGAATCAGCCATTTGTTTTTTAATATGTTTGCCTTGTTTATGTTTGGCCGTGTGCTGGAACAAGTGTGGGGGCCCAAACGATTTTTATTGTATTATTTAGTTACCGGACTTGGTGCTGCTGCGCTTCACACTTTTGTGGGATGGCTTGACTATTCCTCGATGAAAGCTGCTGCAAATGCTTTTGCAAATACTCCAACTCCTGATTTAATGTTGCAGTTTATTCGTGAGCATATGGGGCCCGTTAAACCTTGGGTTACTGATTTTGTGAACTCTTGGGCTGAAAACCCTGGTAATTCCTACGATATTCAAAAGGCTGTTGCCATGGTAAACCAAATGATTACTGAGAACATTAATATTCCTACAGTCGGAGCTTCAGGAGCGGTATTTGGTATTCTTTTGGCTTTTGGTATGCTATTCCCTAATACTGAATTGATGCTTTTATTCCCTCCCATTCCAATTAAAGCAAAGTATTTTGTAATTGGTTACGGTGTGTTGGAATTGTTTATGGGGGTTCAACATCAAAGTGGTGATAATATTGCCCATTTTGCTCACTTAGGAGGAATGTTATTTGGATTTATCCTGATAAAATACTGGCAGAAGAATTCAAACCGATTTTATTAA
- a CDS encoding endonuclease/exonuclease/phosphatase family protein gives MKNFLHKSLVIFSLIFSGSLLISYLAAHINPDNFWPPAFWGLAYPYLLAINILFVIYWIIRKRWSFLIPLLAILIGYQSFSNFIQFNFSGKSKNDENAINILSYNVRSFDIYKWTKDPKTPSNIIQLSKNFGAGIICFQEFRTTKSGLLSISNLKKELNAKNSIRSKHGTGVAIFSRYPIIHQGEINFENGNLCSAVFADLQIGKKTLRVYNLHLESNRFVGKNYEFINKKEFKADEQELNELKDISFRLRYAFIRRAKQAQIIRAHIDKSPHPTIVCGDFNDTPQSFTYKTLSDKFSDCFKEKGCGISTTYAGDFPSFRIDYILHDEHTICSEYQRIKKQYSDHFPILSKLCFVKE, from the coding sequence TTGAAAAACTTTCTGCACAAATCACTTGTTATTTTTAGCCTGATATTTTCAGGTTCACTTTTGATTTCCTATTTGGCAGCCCACATCAATCCTGATAATTTTTGGCCGCCTGCCTTTTGGGGATTAGCCTATCCTTATCTGCTGGCAATTAATATTTTGTTTGTTATTTATTGGATCATTAGAAAGCGATGGAGTTTTTTAATTCCTCTTTTAGCCATTCTGATTGGTTATCAATCTTTTTCCAACTTCATCCAATTTAACTTCTCTGGTAAATCTAAAAACGATGAGAATGCAATTAACATTTTAAGTTACAATGTGCGCTCCTTTGATATTTACAAATGGACAAAAGATCCAAAAACACCTTCAAATATTATTCAACTCTCCAAAAATTTTGGTGCAGGAATTATTTGTTTTCAAGAATTCAGAACGACAAAGTCAGGTTTACTCTCGATTAGTAATCTAAAAAAAGAATTGAATGCAAAAAATTCAATCAGAAGCAAGCATGGAACTGGTGTAGCCATCTTCTCCCGATATCCTATTATTCATCAAGGAGAGATTAATTTTGAAAATGGAAATTTATGCAGTGCTGTATTTGCTGATTTACAAATTGGAAAAAAAACACTTCGTGTATATAATCTTCATTTGGAGTCGAACCGTTTTGTTGGCAAAAATTACGAATTCATCAACAAAAAAGAGTTCAAGGCTGATGAGCAGGAATTAAATGAACTTAAAGACATTTCCTTCCGATTGCGTTATGCATTTATCCGCAGAGCCAAACAAGCGCAAATAATTCGTGCACATATCGATAAATCGCCTCATCCTACAATTGTTTGCGGTGATTTTAACGACACTCCTCAATCCTTTACTTATAAAACCTTGAGCGATAAATTTAGCGACTGTTTTAAAGAGAAAGGCTGTGGAATCAGCACGACTTATGCTGGAGATTTTCCATCGTTTAGAATTGATTATATTCTTCATGATGAACATACGATCTGCAGTGAGTATCAGAGAATCAAAAAACAATACTCCGATCATTTCCCTATTCTATCCAAACTCTGCTTTGTTAAAGAATAA
- a CDS encoding YifB family Mg chelatase-like AAA ATPase — protein sequence MLVKTYGSAVYGIHATTITIEVNVFPGVRFSLVGLPDNAVKESQQRIDSALREVGYKIPGKKIIINMAPADIRKEGSAYDLPLAIGILTATEQINCEVLGKYIIMGELSLDGSLVPIKGVLPMAIQAREEGFEGLILPKANAREAAVVNKLKIIGADTIKEVIEFLKGDLEIPPTEVDTRAEFYAHLNNFPHDFADVKGQENVKRALEIAAAGGHNIIMIGPPGAGKTMLAKRISGILPPLTLQEALETTKIHSVAGTLEKNSALMTQRPFRSPHHTISDVALVGGGTFPQPGEISLAHNGVLFLDELPEFRRTVLEVMRQPLEDRTITISRAKCTIEYPASTMLIASMNPCPCGYYNHPDKDCLCGPGMVQKYLSKISGPLLDRIDIHIEVVPVSFDKISDQRLSEKSEIVRKRVEKARQVQEKRFAEHDGVHCNAQMSSKLLRKHCQPNEAGNQLLKTAMEKVGLSARAYDRILKVSRTIADLEGSETIETDHLAEAIQYRSLDRDGWGG from the coding sequence ATGCTTGTTAAAACCTACGGAAGTGCCGTTTATGGCATTCATGCCACAACAATAACAATAGAAGTAAATGTTTTTCCCGGAGTTCGTTTTTCCTTGGTTGGATTGCCCGATAATGCGGTGAAGGAAAGTCAGCAGCGAATAGATTCTGCCTTGCGCGAAGTTGGCTACAAAATTCCCGGTAAAAAGATCATTATTAATATGGCTCCTGCCGATATCCGAAAAGAAGGATCGGCTTACGATTTGCCGCTGGCGATAGGAATACTTACAGCAACCGAGCAAATTAACTGCGAAGTACTTGGCAAATATATTATTATGGGCGAATTATCGCTCGATGGCAGTTTGGTTCCCATTAAAGGAGTATTACCTATGGCCATTCAGGCACGGGAAGAAGGTTTTGAAGGTTTAATTTTGCCAAAAGCAAATGCACGCGAGGCCGCTGTAGTAAACAAACTGAAAATAATTGGCGCCGATACGATTAAGGAAGTGATTGAATTTTTGAAAGGTGATTTGGAAATTCCACCCACTGAAGTAGACACCCGGGCCGAGTTTTACGCACACTTAAACAATTTCCCTCACGATTTTGCCGATGTAAAAGGACAGGAGAATGTGAAGCGTGCTTTGGAGATTGCCGCTGCCGGCGGTCATAATATTATCATGATTGGGCCTCCCGGAGCAGGAAAAACCATGTTGGCCAAACGAATTTCAGGAATTTTGCCTCCCTTAACACTGCAGGAAGCGTTGGAAACAACAAAAATACACTCGGTGGCCGGTACTTTGGAAAAGAACAGTGCCCTGATGACACAAAGGCCGTTTCGATCGCCGCATCACACAATCTCTGATGTAGCTTTAGTGGGCGGCGGCACATTTCCGCAACCAGGAGAAATAAGTTTAGCTCACAATGGAGTGTTGTTTTTAGATGAGCTGCCCGAATTCAGACGAACCGTTCTGGAGGTGATGAGGCAACCTTTGGAGGATAGAACCATTACCATATCACGAGCTAAATGTACCATTGAATATCCTGCCAGCACCATGCTGATTGCTTCCATGAATCCTTGTCCGTGCGGCTACTACAACCATCCCGATAAAGATTGCCTGTGCGGGCCGGGAATGGTGCAAAAATACCTGAGTAAAATTAGTGGCCCGCTTTTGGATCGCATTGACATTCACATTGAGGTAGTTCCGGTTTCTTTCGATAAAATATCGGATCAGCGCTTGTCGGAAAAGAGTGAAATAGTTCGCAAACGAGTTGAAAAAGCCAGACAGGTTCAGGAAAAGCGATTTGCGGAGCACGATGGCGTTCATTGCAATGCCCAGATGAGTTCGAAATTGCTGCGTAAACACTGTCAGCCCAACGAGGCCGGCAACCAGTTGCTAAAAACCGCCATGGAAAAGGTGGGACTCTCGGCCCGCGCCTACGACCGAATTTTAAAAGTTTCGCGCACCATTGCCGATCTGGAAGGCTCTGAAACCATCGAAACCGATCATTTGGCGGAAGCCATTCAGTACCGCAGTTTAGATCGTGATGGTTGGGGAGGATAG